CCGACCGCGTGGTCGTGCAGGTCGCCCTGGGAGGTGAAGCGGTGCTGGATGACGCGGGCCCAGGTCTGGCCCCAGTCGTCGTCGCCGCACAGCGCCGCCAGCGCCTTGCGCAGGTCACCGGGCGGCAGCACGCCGAGTTCGTCGCGCAGGCGCCCGCTGGAGCCGCCGTCGTCGGCGACGGTGACCACGGCGGTGAGGTCGCCGGTGATCCGGCGCAGCGCGGCGAGCGAGGCGGACAGGCCCATGCCGCCGCCGAGGGCGACCACCTTGGGCTGGGCGCCGCGGCGCCGCGGCCGGGCGCCGCGCGCCTCGGCCGGCCGGCTGGCCGCACCGGCCGCCAGGCGGCCCGCGCGGCCCTCGGGGACCACACGGCGCAGCCTGCTCAGCCGCGGAGTACGTCCGGTCACTCGCGCCCCATGTCCCGGTGGACGACGACCGTCTCCACGCCCTCGGCCGCGAGTCGCGCGGCGAGCTTCTCCGACATGGCCACCGAGCGGTGCTTGCCGCCCGTGCAGCCGATGGCGATGGTCACGTACCGCTTGCCCTCCCGGCGGTAGCCGGCCGCGATGAGCCGCAGCAGTTCGGCGTAGCGGTCCAGGAACTCCTTGGCGCCGGGCTGGTTGAAGACGTAGCCGGCGACCTCCTCGTTGAGCCCGGTGTAGGGGCGCAGCTCCGGCACCCAGTGCGGGTTGGGCAGGAACCGCATGTCGGCGACCAGGTCGGCGTCGACCGGCAGGCCGTACTTGAAGCCGAACGACATCACGGTGGCCCGCAGCTCGGGCTCCTCCTCGCCGGCGAACTGGGCGTCCATCTTGGCGCGCAGTTCGTGCACGTTGAGGCTGGAGGTGTCGATGACCAGGTCGGCGTCGCCGCGCAGCTCGCGCAGCAGCTCCCGCTCCGCGGCGATGCCGTCGACGATGCGGCCGTCGCCCTGGAGGGGGTGCGGGCGGCGCACCGACTCGAAGCGGCGCACCAGGGCCTCGTCGGAGGACTCCAGGAAGACGATCCGCCGTGTGACGTTGCGGGCCTCCAGGTCCGCGAGGGACTCGCGGAGGTTGTCGAAGAAGCGGCGGCCGCGGACGTCGACGACGACGGCGATGCGCGCGACGTTGCCCTGCGAGCGGGCGCCCAGCTCCACCATGGTGGGGATGAGCGCGGGCGGCAGGTTGTCCACGACGAACCAGCCGAGGTCCTCCAGACATTTGGCCGCCGTGGACCGGCCGGCCCCCGACATGCCGGAGATGATCACCAGTTCGGGGATGGCCGCCTCGGGGACGCCTGCCGTGTCGATGCCCGTACTCACCTGTGCTCCGTGGTCCTGGTCCGGCTGCTGCCGGTCCTCCTGCGCCGCGTCGTGCGTGCCGTCGTGCGGCGCGCCGTGCGCGGTGTCCTGTGCGGCGTCGTGCGCCGGTACCCGTGACGCCGTGCGGGTCTGTTCGGGTTGCTCCGTCCGCGCCTGTTCTCGTGGCGCGGCGGGCTGCTTCTCGTGCTCCGTCATGTCTCCTGCCCCCGTCGTTCGGCCGGACCGCCCGTGGGCACCGGCTGCTGTGCGGTGCCCGGCGTCGTCGCTCCGGGCTCCGTCTTCTGCGCGTCTTCTGCGTCTTCTGCGTCTTCTGGGGATTCCGCGTCTTCCACGATCTCTCCGGTCGCCGTGTTCACGGCGGGTGCGGCCGGGGCCGCCTGGGCGAGGGCCACGGCGATGGTCTCGGCCGTCTTGCGGCCTATGCCGGGCACCTCGCAGATCTGGTCGATTGTGGCGGACCGCAGTCTCTTCACCGAGCCGAAATGCTTGAGCAGCGCCCGCTTGCGTGTCTCGCCGAGGCCGGGCACCTCGTCCAGCGGGCCGGCCCGGAAGCGCTTGGCGCGCCGGGTGCGCTGGTAGGTGATGGCGAAGCGGTGGGCCTCGTCGCGGACACGCTGGAGCAGGTACAGCCCCTCGCTGGTGCGGGGCAGGACCACCGGGTCGTCCTCGCCGGGCAGCCACACCTCCTCCAGGCGCTTGGCCAGGCCGCACACGGCGATGTCGTCGATGCCCAGCTCGTCCAGGGCGCGGCGGGCGGCGGCGACCTGAGGCCGGCCGCCGTCGACGACGACGAGCTGCGGCGGGTAGGCGAACCGCTTGGGGCGTCCGTCGTCCTCGGTGAGGGCTCCGACCGGGCCGTCGGGCGTGTCGTCGGGGCCTTCGCCGGGCGCGCCGACGGCGGCGCCGGCCGCCGGGGCGGCCGTCTCCGTGGGCGCGAGGGCGGGCACTGCGGTCTCACTGTCGGGCGCGCCCGCGCTCTCGCCGTCGGCCCACTCGCCGGTCCGCTCCTTCTCCGCCAGATACCGGCGGAAGCGGCGGGTGATCACCTCGTGCATGGAGCGCACGTCGTCCTGACCCTCGAAGCCCTTGATCTGGAAGCGCCGGTACTCGCCCTTGCGCTGGAGTCCGTCCTCGAAGACGACCATGGAGGCCACCACGTCATCGCCCTGGAGGTGGGAGATGTCGTAGCACTCGATCCGCAGCGGGGCGCTGTCCAGGCCGAGGGCGTCGGCGATCTCCTCCAGGGCCCGCGAGCGGGTGGTCAGGTCGGAGGCGCGCTTGGTCTTGTGCAGGGCGAGCGCCTGGAGGGCGTTGCGCTGCACGGTCTCCATGAGGGCCTTCTTGTCGCCGCGCTGCGGGATGCGCAGGGACACGCCCGCGCCGCGGCGGCCGGTGAGCCACTGCTGGACCGGCTCCAGGGGGTCGGGCAGGGCGGGGACGAGGACCTCCTTGGGGACGGCGTCGCCGGTCTCCTCGCCGTACAGCTGCTGGAGGGCGTGCTCGACCAGGGCGCCGGTGGTGACCTCCTCCACCTTGTCGGTCACCCAGCCGCGCTGGCCGCGCACCCGGCCGCCGCGCACGTGGAAGATCTGCACGGCGGCCTCCAGCTCGTCCTCGGCGACGGCGATGAGGTCCGCGTCGGTCGCGTCGGCGAGCACGACCGCGCTCTTCTCCATGGCCTTCCTCAGAGCACCGATGTCGTCGCGCAGGCGGGCGGCCCGCTCGTACTCCATCTCCTCGGCCGCCTCTGTCATGCGCTGCTCCAGGCGGCGCAGATAGGTGCCGGTGCGGCCGGCCATGAAGTCGCAGAACTCCTCGGCCAGTTCCCGGTGGTCCTCGGCGGAGATCCGGTCGACGCAGGGCGCCGAGCACTTGCCGATGTAGCCGAGGAGGCAGGGACGGCCGGTGCGGGCGGCGTTCCTGAAGACGCCGGCCGAGCAGGTGCGCACCGGGAAGACGCGCAGCAGCAGGTCGACGGTGTCGCGGATGGCCCACGCGTGCCCGTACGGGCCGAAGTAGCGCACGCCCTTCTTCTTGTGGCCGCGCATGACCTGCACGCGCGGGAACTC
The sequence above is drawn from the Streptomyces sp. SAT1 genome and encodes:
- the rapZ gene encoding RNase adapter RapZ; translation: MTEHEKQPAAPREQARTEQPEQTRTASRVPAHDAAQDTAHGAPHDGTHDAAQEDRQQPDQDHGAQVSTGIDTAGVPEAAIPELVIISGMSGAGRSTAAKCLEDLGWFVVDNLPPALIPTMVELGARSQGNVARIAVVVDVRGRRFFDNLRESLADLEARNVTRRIVFLESSDEALVRRFESVRRPHPLQGDGRIVDGIAAERELLRELRGDADLVIDTSSLNVHELRAKMDAQFAGEEEPELRATVMSFGFKYGLPVDADLVADMRFLPNPHWVPELRPYTGLNEEVAGYVFNQPGAKEFLDRYAELLRLIAAGYRREGKRYVTIAIGCTGGKHRSVAMSEKLAARLAAEGVETVVVHRDMGRE
- the uvrC gene encoding excinuclease ABC subunit UvrC; its protein translation is MADPSSYRPRPGDIPDTPGVYRFRDEHRRVIYVGKAKSLRQRLANYFQDLANLHPRTRTMVTTAASVEWTVVSTEVEALQLEYSWIKEFDPRFNVKYRDDKSYPYLAVTMNEEFPRVQVMRGHKKKGVRYFGPYGHAWAIRDTVDLLLRVFPVRTCSAGVFRNAARTGRPCLLGYIGKCSAPCVDRISAEDHRELAEEFCDFMAGRTGTYLRRLEQRMTEAAEEMEYERAARLRDDIGALRKAMEKSAVVLADATDADLIAVAEDELEAAVQIFHVRGGRVRGQRGWVTDKVEEVTTGALVEHALQQLYGEETGDAVPKEVLVPALPDPLEPVQQWLTGRRGAGVSLRIPQRGDKKALMETVQRNALQALALHKTKRASDLTTRSRALEEIADALGLDSAPLRIECYDISHLQGDDVVASMVVFEDGLQRKGEYRRFQIKGFEGQDDVRSMHEVITRRFRRYLAEKERTGEWADGESAGAPDSETAVPALAPTETAAPAAGAAVGAPGEGPDDTPDGPVGALTEDDGRPKRFAYPPQLVVVDGGRPQVAAARRALDELGIDDIAVCGLAKRLEEVWLPGEDDPVVLPRTSEGLYLLQRVRDEAHRFAITYQRTRRAKRFRAGPLDEVPGLGETRKRALLKHFGSVKRLRSATIDQICEVPGIGRKTAETIAVALAQAAPAAPAVNTATGEIVEDAESPEDAEDAEDAQKTEPGATTPGTAQQPVPTGGPAERRGQET